Proteins encoded together in one Desulfosporosinus meridiei DSM 13257 window:
- a CDS encoding YlbF family regulator, which yields MNYIDKARELGEALSQTPEVQELKAAEAAIMADPASKEAFAQYQEKERGIVTTQMISKIAPEKDTISLLDLKVRLMNRYPLIKAYFIQQQSYEKLMAMVNLTLTTAMHGMPSANDLPIPEELKGMAQQILDKISGGNVMEKMQISPDMLKGIKLPPTL from the coding sequence ATGAATTACATTGACAAGGCCCGCGAACTGGGGGAAGCCCTGTCCCAAACTCCCGAAGTACAGGAATTAAAAGCTGCTGAGGCTGCCATTATGGCTGATCCAGCCAGCAAGGAAGCGTTTGCTCAGTACCAGGAAAAGGAACGCGGGATTGTAACCACTCAAATGATTAGTAAAATCGCCCCCGAAAAAGACACTATTTCCCTTCTTGATCTTAAGGTTAGATTAATGAACAGATATCCTCTTATTAAAGCCTACTTTATTCAACAGCAAAGCTATGAAAAACTAATGGCTATGGTAAACCTAACCCTGACTACAGCGATGCATGGGATGCCGTCTGCTAATGACCTGCCAATTCCAGAAGAATTGAAAGGCATGGCTCAACAAATTCTCGACAAAATAAGTGGCGGAAACGTAATGGAAAAGATGCAAATCTCGCCTGATATGTTAAAAGGGATTAAACTCCCCCCTACCCTCTAA
- a CDS encoding GDSL-type esterase/lipase family protein: MRTYRLEIRLIQVAVGLALIVLIAGFTGFWGEGAKVSNVPENSNQSETDSTLSNPKIVALGDSFTLGYPLDPEKDSWTTTLAEVLKVTVVNKGKTMQNAKNLLDRFDTDVVAEKPGRVIIFAGIGDALQEVPLTEIQKNIKAIVEKAKANHITPILALPIGYPGVRDSIEEIREWELGYAQEEEILTLDFSNPLFDSEGKYKDGLTIDGKYPNAKGYKAMGNYAAQVLK, translated from the coding sequence ATGCGTACGTATCGGTTGGAAATACGCTTAATTCAAGTGGCAGTGGGGCTAGCCCTTATTGTCTTGATCGCGGGCTTTACAGGGTTTTGGGGCGAGGGTGCTAAGGTGTCGAATGTTCCGGAGAATTCGAACCAATCAGAAACTGATTCAACACTAAGCAATCCCAAGATTGTTGCCTTAGGAGACTCCTTTACTTTAGGATATCCTTTAGACCCGGAAAAAGATTCTTGGACAACAACTTTGGCAGAGGTTCTTAAGGTGACCGTGGTGAATAAGGGAAAGACAATGCAAAATGCCAAGAACCTATTAGATCGTTTTGACACAGACGTTGTTGCCGAAAAGCCCGGTAGAGTCATTATATTTGCCGGAATCGGAGATGCCCTGCAAGAGGTGCCCCTCACAGAAATCCAGAAGAATATCAAAGCGATTGTGGAAAAAGCAAAAGCTAATCATATTACCCCAATCTTGGCGTTGCCAATCGGCTACCCGGGGGTTCGCGATAGTATTGAAGAGATTCGAGAGTGGGAATTGGGGTACGCTCAAGAGGAGGAAATCTTAACTTTAGATTTTTCCAATCCCTTGTTTGATTCGGAAGGCAAATATAAAGACGGTTTAACCATTGATGGAAAGTATCCAAACGCTAAAGGATATAAGGCCATGGGGAATTATGCTGCTCAAGTTTTG